Proteins found in one Lysinibacillus fusiformis genomic segment:
- the mtaB gene encoding tRNA (N(6)-L-threonylcarbamoyladenosine(37)-C(2))-methylthiotransferase MtaB, whose translation MSKVAFHTLGCKVNHYETEAIWQLFKEEGYDRTEFDHQADVYVINTCTVTNTGDKKSRQVIRRAVRQNPDAVICVTGCYAQTSPAEIMAIPGVDIVVGTQDRTKLLGYIDQYRAERQPINAVRNIMKNRVYEELDVPAFTDRTRASLKIQEGCNNFCTFCIIPWARGLMRSRDPQEVLHQAQQLVDAGYLEIVLTGIHTGGYGQDLKDYNLAQLLRDLEANVKGLKRLRISSIEASQLTDEVIEVLRESKIVVNHLHIPIQSGSDTVLKRMRRKYTMEFFGERLTKLHEALPDLAVTSDVIVGFPGETEEEFMETYNFIRDHKFSELHVFPFSPRTGTPAARMEDQIDEDIKNERVHRLISLNDQLAKEYASRFEEQVLEVIPEEFVHDGTEEEGLLTGYTDNYLKIVFEGPESLIGQLVKVKITQAGYPHSQGQFVRVLETVN comes from the coding sequence TTGTCAAAAGTGGCTTTTCACACACTTGGCTGTAAAGTAAATCATTACGAAACAGAAGCAATCTGGCAACTGTTCAAGGAAGAAGGCTATGATCGTACAGAATTTGATCATCAAGCAGACGTATATGTCATTAATACTTGTACAGTTACCAATACTGGAGATAAGAAATCTCGTCAGGTGATTCGTCGTGCAGTGCGACAAAATCCTGATGCCGTTATTTGTGTAACGGGATGCTATGCGCAGACATCCCCAGCAGAAATCATGGCGATTCCTGGCGTTGATATTGTTGTAGGAACACAGGATCGTACGAAATTATTGGGCTATATTGACCAATATCGTGCAGAACGTCAACCGATTAATGCCGTACGTAATATTATGAAGAATCGTGTATACGAGGAACTAGATGTACCAGCATTTACGGACCGTACACGTGCTTCATTAAAAATACAGGAAGGCTGTAACAACTTCTGTACATTTTGTATCATCCCATGGGCACGTGGCTTAATGCGTTCTCGTGACCCTCAAGAAGTTTTACATCAAGCACAGCAACTAGTTGACGCTGGCTATCTAGAAATCGTTTTAACGGGTATTCATACGGGTGGCTATGGACAAGACTTAAAAGATTATAATCTAGCACAGTTACTGCGTGATCTAGAAGCCAATGTAAAAGGCTTAAAGCGCCTTCGTATTTCATCTATTGAGGCTAGTCAATTAACAGATGAAGTCATTGAAGTTCTTCGTGAATCAAAGATTGTTGTTAACCATTTACACATTCCAATTCAATCAGGTTCTGATACGGTTTTAAAACGTATGCGTCGTAAATATACAATGGAATTTTTCGGTGAACGTTTAACGAAATTACATGAAGCATTACCTGATTTAGCTGTCACATCAGATGTCATTGTTGGTTTCCCAGGTGAGACAGAGGAAGAGTTTATGGAAACGTACAACTTTATTCGTGATCATAAGTTCTCTGAACTACACGTCTTCCCGTTCTCTCCACGTACAGGCACGCCAGCTGCACGTATGGAGGATCAAATTGATGAAGATATTAAAAATGAGCGTGTACATCGCCTTATTTCTTTAAATGATCAATTGGCAAAAGAATATGCATCTCGTTTTGAAGAGCAAGTATTAGAAGTGATTCCTGAAGAATTTGTCCATGATGGCACTGAAGAAGAAGGACTTCTAACTGGCTATACAGACAATTACTTAAAAATAGTGTTTGAAGGGCCAGAAAGTCTCATTGGACAGCTTGTAAAAGTAAAAATTACACAAGCAGGCTATCCACACTCACAAGGACAATTTGTTCGCGTTTTAGAAACAGTTAATTAA
- the floA gene encoding flotillin-like protein FloA (flotillin-like protein involved in membrane lipid rafts), with translation MGLDLGLIGPIAGLVILFIVLAVFFTFVPVALWISALAAGVRVSIFTLIGMRLRRVIPSRIVNPLIKAHKAGLPVTINQLESHYLAGGNVDRVVNALIAAHRANIELSFERCAAIDLAGRDVLEAVQMSVNPKVIETPFISGVAMNGIEVKAKARITVRANIERLVGGAGEETVIARVGEGIVSTIGSATHHTEVLENPDMISQTVLSKGLDSGTAFEILSIDIADVDIGKNIGAELQIEQAQADKNIAQAKAEERRAMAVANEQEMIARVQEMKAKVVEAEAEVPQAMAEALRSGNLGIMDYMNYRNIQADTAMRDSISKVSNDKPEKNEPNA, from the coding sequence ATGGGTCTTGATTTAGGTTTGATTGGTCCTATTGCCGGACTAGTTATTTTATTCATTGTTCTTGCGGTATTCTTTACCTTTGTACCCGTAGCACTGTGGATTTCTGCATTAGCAGCAGGTGTACGTGTGAGTATTTTCACATTAATTGGGATGCGCTTACGTCGTGTAATCCCGTCTCGAATTGTTAATCCATTGATTAAAGCACATAAAGCTGGTTTACCTGTAACGATTAATCAGTTAGAGAGTCACTATTTAGCAGGTGGTAATGTTGACCGTGTAGTGAATGCTTTAATTGCGGCTCACCGTGCCAATATTGAGCTGTCGTTTGAACGTTGTGCAGCAATTGATTTAGCTGGGCGTGATGTATTAGAAGCTGTTCAAATGTCGGTTAATCCAAAAGTTATTGAAACACCTTTCATTTCAGGGGTAGCAATGAATGGGATTGAAGTAAAAGCAAAGGCTCGTATTACCGTTCGTGCCAACATTGAGCGTTTAGTCGGTGGTGCTGGTGAAGAAACAGTTATTGCTCGTGTTGGTGAGGGGATTGTTTCAACTATCGGTTCAGCGACACATCATACAGAAGTTTTAGAAAATCCAGATATGATTTCGCAAACAGTATTATCTAAAGGTTTAGATTCAGGGACAGCCTTTGAAATCTTGTCCATTGATATTGCCGATGTAGATATCGGTAAAAATATCGGTGCTGAATTACAGATTGAACAAGCACAAGCGGATAAAAACATTGCGCAAGCAAAAGCTGAGGAACGTCGTGCCATGGCTGTAGCAAATGAGCAAGAAATGATTGCACGTGTTCAAGAGATGAAGGCGAAAGTAGTAGAAGCAGAGGCAGAAGTACCGCAAGCGATGGCTGAAGCCTTACGTTCTGGTAATCTTGGTATTATGGATTATATGAACTATCGTAATATCCAAGCGGATACAGCAATGCGCGACTCGATTTCAAAAGTAAGTAATGATAAGCCTGAAAAAAATGAACCCAATGCTTAA
- a CDS encoding spore coat associated protein CotJA: MFTQYKSWRPYISPFDPCKPIEVKYFATPPQLYMGFQPPGLPQFQTPREALMAGTLWPQLFSPYPFPPKRREEE; this comes from the coding sequence ATGTTTACACAGTATAAGTCTTGGAGGCCCTATATTAGCCCATTCGACCCTTGTAAGCCTATAGAAGTAAAGTATTTTGCCACACCCCCACAACTGTATATGGGTTTTCAACCACCTGGACTACCCCAATTCCAAACCCCAAGAGAAGCGCTAATGGCAGGTACGCTATGGCCACAGTTATTTAGCCCATACCCATTTCCCCCTAAAAGGAGGGAGGAAGAATGA
- the deoC gene encoding deoxyribose-phosphate aldolase: MEQNFARMIDHTLLKAEATKEQIEKLCAEAKQFNFASVCVNPTWVKRSSELLQGTEVVVCTVIGFPLGANTPAVKAFEAKDAIANGAKEVDMVINIGALKDKNDELVQADIAAVVEAAKGSALVKVIIEACLLTDEEKVKACELAVAAGADYVKTSTGFSTGGATAEDIALMRKTVGPELGVKASGGVRSLEDMKKMVEAGATRIGASSGVAIMNGLIADSNY, translated from the coding sequence ATGGAACAAAATTTTGCACGTATGATTGATCATACATTATTAAAGGCTGAGGCAACAAAGGAACAAATTGAAAAATTATGTGCAGAAGCTAAACAATTTAACTTTGCTTCTGTTTGTGTAAATCCAACTTGGGTTAAACGCAGCAGTGAATTATTACAAGGTACAGAAGTTGTAGTTTGTACGGTTATTGGCTTCCCGCTTGGTGCTAATACACCAGCAGTCAAAGCATTTGAAGCAAAAGATGCTATCGCTAACGGTGCAAAAGAAGTGGATATGGTCATTAATATCGGTGCGTTAAAAGATAAAAACGATGAACTAGTACAAGCGGATATCGCAGCAGTTGTAGAAGCGGCTAAAGGTAGCGCACTTGTAAAAGTTATTATTGAAGCATGCTTACTAACAGACGAAGAAAAAGTGAAAGCTTGTGAGTTAGCTGTAGCAGCAGGTGCTGACTATGTGAAAACATCTACTGGTTTTTCTACTGGTGGAGCAACAGCAGAGGATATTGCGCTTATGCGTAAAACAGTAGGTCCTGAGCTTGGTGTAAAAGCTTCAGGTGGCGTTCGTAGCTTAGAGGACATGAAAAAAATGGTGGAAGCTGGTGCAACTCGTATTGGGGCAAGCTCTGGTGTAGCCATTATGAATGGCTTAATAGCTGATTCTAACTACTAA
- a CDS encoding potassium channel family protein gives MTIKQYAVIGLGRFGTSVARRLHEAGQEILGIDINEERVEDAEPYVTHAVVADATEEKALKSIGIGNFDCVIVAIGNDMQSSILTVSLLKELGIKKVIAKALGKRHGQVLDKVGADWIIYPERDMGERVANQLLSPNMLNYIELSKEYSIEEIMIPSKMAGRNLRDLDLRARYNVSVIAIVREGEIIISPSPEQIIEKEDLLVMIGPRKDLTLFSNIQ, from the coding sequence ATGACCATTAAACAATACGCTGTTATTGGCTTAGGTAGATTCGGAACAAGCGTTGCGCGCAGATTGCATGAAGCTGGACAGGAAATTTTGGGAATTGACATAAATGAAGAAAGAGTAGAGGATGCGGAACCCTATGTGACTCACGCTGTAGTTGCAGATGCCACAGAAGAAAAAGCTTTAAAATCAATTGGCATTGGTAACTTCGATTGTGTCATCGTTGCGATTGGTAATGATATGCAGTCTAGTATTTTAACCGTCTCTTTATTAAAAGAGCTAGGGATCAAAAAAGTGATTGCAAAGGCACTAGGTAAAAGACATGGGCAAGTGTTAGATAAAGTGGGGGCCGATTGGATTATTTATCCAGAAAGAGATATGGGTGAACGTGTGGCTAATCAACTCCTATCCCCAAATATGTTGAATTATATCGAATTATCTAAGGAATACAGTATTGAAGAAATTATGATTCCTTCTAAAATGGCTGGACGAAACCTTCGTGATTTAGACTTGCGCGCAAGATATAACGTCAGTGTGATTGCGATTGTGCGAGAAGGAGAAATTATTATCTCTCCTTCTCCTGAGCAGATAATTGAAAAGGAAGATTTATTAGTAATGATTGGTCCTCGAAAAGATCTTACTTTATTCTCAAACATACAATAA
- a CDS encoding manganese catalase family protein codes for MWYYEKKLQYPVKVSTCNPMLAKFLIEQYGGADGELAAALRYMNQRYTIPDKVVGLLTDIATEEFSHLEMIATMIYKLTKDATPEMLKEAGLGDHYVNHDRALFYQNASGVPFTATYIQAKGDPIADLYEDIAAEEKARATYQWIIDLSDDTDLNDSLKFLREREIVHSQRFREAVEILKDDRDQKKVF; via the coding sequence TTGTGGTATTATGAAAAGAAGCTCCAGTATCCAGTAAAAGTTAGTACATGTAATCCAATGCTTGCTAAGTTTTTAATTGAGCAATATGGAGGGGCTGATGGGGAACTGGCTGCAGCTCTTCGCTACATGAATCAGCGCTATACGATTCCCGATAAAGTAGTGGGATTATTAACTGATATCGCAACAGAAGAATTTTCACACTTAGAAATGATTGCCACGATGATTTATAAGCTAACAAAAGATGCGACACCAGAAATGCTTAAAGAGGCTGGTTTAGGTGATCATTATGTGAATCATGATCGGGCTTTATTTTATCAAAATGCCTCAGGGGTACCGTTTACAGCAACCTATATTCAGGCAAAGGGTGATCCTATTGCAGATTTGTATGAGGATATAGCAGCTGAAGAAAAAGCACGCGCCACATATCAATGGATTATTGATTTATCCGATGACACCGATTTAAATGATAGCTTGAAGTTCTTACGTGAACGAGAAATTGTACACTCTCAGCGTTTTAGAGAGGCTGTTGAAATCTTAAAAGATGATCGAGATCAAAAGAAAGTTTTTTAA
- a CDS encoding spore coat protein CotJB: MTKKMPPEFYKQLEEIQAIDFVIVELNLYLDTHPHDYDAIQQFNENTEKSMKLKIDFEQKYGPLMNFGRSYSNYPFNWIDTPWPWQV, encoded by the coding sequence ATGACTAAAAAGATGCCGCCCGAATTTTATAAGCAGTTAGAAGAAATACAAGCAATCGATTTCGTCATTGTTGAATTAAACCTCTATTTAGACACGCATCCACACGATTATGACGCCATTCAGCAATTTAATGAAAATACTGAGAAAAGTATGAAGCTCAAAATTGACTTTGAACAAAAATATGGACCACTCATGAATTTTGGGAGAAGCTATTCGAATTATCCTTTTAACTGGATTGATACACCATGGCCATGGCAAGTCTAA
- a CDS encoding sporulation protein YqfD, producing the protein MWNNRPIIIRIKRHENVHPFIQALHAQHVPLKRVVFREQEVSFETTMHYLPKIRRVRRRFRLKMAVFYADELQVFRAQIWTLLGLALMIAIPILCAQIIWRVDIEAATPELEQRLGKTFQDTFQLETPLSKNKLPSNTVIRQKLLEQHRELSWVHIDKHGGRVILRPQESPKQTEQTNDKLASHIVATKSGVITHFNIQHGERKISVNDTAYEGDVLVSGVLESGKDQVFVGAKGEVFADYWLECSFKIPTKITVETLQQKQWRVLVKGIHQEKVDYVQKKDLPNWLAPYVSIVEEQQTKTMQVELDESKIESLLIPLLHEKVLRSLPAKTIIKKENLLQAKWGNGTVEGKVLFLVNENIASPIQGLQGE; encoded by the coding sequence ATGTGGAATAATCGGCCTATTATTATACGTATAAAGCGCCATGAAAATGTTCATCCTTTTATTCAAGCATTGCACGCTCAACATGTTCCATTAAAGCGTGTAGTCTTTCGTGAGCAAGAAGTTTCCTTTGAAACGACGATGCATTATCTACCAAAAATTCGTCGTGTGCGAAGACGTTTTCGTTTAAAAATGGCTGTTTTTTATGCAGATGAGCTTCAAGTTTTTCGAGCGCAAATTTGGACTTTGTTGGGCTTAGCCTTAATGATTGCTATTCCGATCCTCTGTGCACAAATCATTTGGCGAGTGGACATCGAAGCAGCGACACCAGAGCTGGAGCAGCGTTTAGGCAAGACCTTTCAAGATACCTTTCAACTAGAAACCCCGCTATCTAAAAATAAATTACCTTCAAATACGGTCATACGACAAAAGCTGTTAGAGCAACACCGAGAGTTATCATGGGTGCATATTGATAAACACGGCGGACGAGTAATTCTGAGACCACAAGAATCACCGAAACAAACAGAGCAAACAAATGACAAATTAGCCTCCCATATAGTAGCCACGAAAAGTGGTGTCATTACCCACTTTAATATACAACATGGCGAGCGAAAAATTTCAGTAAATGATACAGCCTATGAGGGGGATGTCCTCGTTAGTGGTGTATTAGAAAGTGGTAAAGATCAAGTTTTTGTTGGGGCAAAGGGTGAGGTTTTTGCAGATTATTGGCTTGAATGTTCGTTTAAAATTCCAACAAAAATTACGGTGGAAACGTTGCAACAAAAACAATGGCGGGTATTGGTAAAGGGTATACATCAGGAAAAGGTAGATTATGTACAAAAGAAGGATTTACCGAATTGGCTAGCCCCCTATGTTTCGATTGTGGAGGAGCAACAGACGAAAACCATGCAAGTGGAGCTGGATGAATCGAAAATTGAGTCATTGTTGATTCCTTTATTGCATGAAAAAGTATTGCGTTCGTTACCTGCAAAAACAATTATTAAGAAAGAAAACCTTTTACAGG
- the rpsU gene encoding 30S ribosomal protein S21, whose protein sequence is MSKTVVRKNESLEDALRRFKRTVSKSGTIQEVRKREFYEKPSVKRKKKSEAARKRKW, encoded by the coding sequence ATGTCAAAAACTGTCGTTCGCAAAAACGAATCGCTTGAAGATGCTCTTCGCCGCTTCAAACGTACTGTATCAAAAAGTGGTACAATTCAAGAAGTTAGAAAGCGCGAGTTCTACGAAAAACCTAGCGTAAAACGTAAAAAGAAATCAGAAGCTGCACGTAAACGTAAGTGGTAA
- a CDS encoding TrkH family potassium uptake protein — MNNFKRALNPPKVLVLGFALIIAIGTFFLTMPFSTEDGKGLPFLDALFTATSATCVTGLIVVDTGDTFSIFGEVVILLLIQIGGLGFMTFATLLFLLLGKKISLKERLLLKEAFNNISIAGLVRLVKRILLFTVCIEIIGGLILSIRFSFNMPIGKALYFGFFHAISNFNNAGFDLMGGFNGMTAYVDDPFVVFTICALITIGGLGFIVMNELYEYRVTKRLSVHTKIVLVTTLLLTISGTILIFLFEYGNKKTLGPLSDWGKVLGSLYQTVTPRTAGSNTLAIGDLTHSTLFLMILFMFIGAGSGSTAGGIKITTFAVLVATMWSQIRGKEDVVLFKRRIVTETILKALTVTMSGGLIVVVVTIILSITEQHHSFMMYLFEATSAFGTVGLSMGLTPELTPTGRLLIIFTMFAGRVGPLTIAFAIANRRKKESFHHPKGNIMIG, encoded by the coding sequence ATGAACAATTTTAAAAGAGCATTAAACCCTCCCAAAGTTCTCGTATTGGGGTTTGCCCTCATTATTGCCATAGGGACGTTTTTTTTAACAATGCCATTTTCTACTGAGGATGGGAAGGGTTTGCCCTTTTTAGATGCCTTATTCACTGCTACTTCAGCTACTTGTGTCACAGGTTTAATTGTAGTTGATACAGGTGATACCTTCTCTATTTTTGGCGAAGTGGTTATTTTACTCTTGATCCAAATTGGCGGTTTAGGATTTATGACATTTGCCACATTATTATTTTTACTGCTTGGAAAGAAAATTTCATTAAAAGAGAGACTGCTGCTTAAAGAGGCCTTTAATAATATCTCTATTGCTGGACTTGTTCGATTAGTGAAAAGAATATTGCTCTTTACAGTATGTATTGAAATAATCGGCGGTCTTATTCTATCGATTCGTTTTTCTTTTAATATGCCAATTGGAAAGGCCCTTTATTTCGGATTTTTTCATGCCATCTCCAACTTCAACAACGCAGGCTTCGATTTAATGGGTGGTTTTAACGGGATGACTGCCTATGTTGATGATCCCTTTGTAGTTTTCACCATCTGTGCCCTTATTACAATCGGTGGATTAGGCTTTATTGTTATGAATGAATTATATGAATATCGTGTTACTAAAAGGCTTTCTGTCCATACAAAAATTGTCCTAGTAACTACTCTATTACTAACTATTAGTGGAACCATTTTGATATTTTTGTTTGAGTATGGCAACAAAAAAACACTTGGACCATTATCAGATTGGGGTAAAGTGTTAGGTTCCCTTTACCAAACGGTTACGCCAAGAACCGCGGGCTCCAATACACTGGCTATTGGAGACCTAACACATTCTACATTATTTTTAATGATACTTTTCATGTTTATTGGGGCAGGCTCTGGGTCGACTGCTGGAGGTATTAAAATAACAACTTTTGCTGTTTTAGTAGCCACTATGTGGTCACAAATTAGAGGAAAAGAAGATGTCGTTCTCTTTAAACGTAGAATTGTCACTGAAACTATTTTAAAGGCATTGACGGTTACAATGTCCGGTGGATTAATCGTTGTAGTCGTAACGATTATTCTTAGCATTACTGAACAACACCATAGTTTTATGATGTATTTATTTGAGGCTACTTCTGCATTTGGTACTGTTGGTCTTTCGATGGGTCTAACCCCTGAGCTAACACCTACTGGTCGTCTTCTTATTATTTTTACAATGTTCGCAGGAAGAGTTGGACCACTAACCATTGCTTTTGCCATTGCAAACCGAAGAAAAAAAGAGAGTTTCCACCACCCGAAAGGAAATATTATGATTGGATAA
- a CDS encoding 16S rRNA (uracil(1498)-N(3))-methyltransferase, protein MQRYFIETAIENARISGEDARHIERVMRMKQGDKIVVVAQNIAHICTIEGFEGDEVVIEATGQIIPSSELPIQVTVACGLPKGDKLELITQKATELGMFALLPFEAERSIVKWDKKKGAKKQERLQKIAKEAAEQAHRTHIPTVFEPISFKQLLQQIDHFDAVFIADEEDAKAEKRTRFAEKLKNVYDKKSKSMLIIFGPEGGISRQESEALLQAGAQTMSLGPRILRAETAPLYALSAISYEFE, encoded by the coding sequence ATGCAACGTTATTTTATTGAAACAGCAATAGAGAATGCACGTATTAGTGGCGAAGATGCTCGGCATATTGAGCGAGTGATGCGTATGAAACAAGGCGACAAAATTGTAGTTGTAGCACAAAACATTGCGCATATATGCACAATTGAAGGATTTGAAGGAGATGAGGTCGTCATTGAAGCGACTGGTCAAATAATCCCTTCATCAGAGCTACCTATTCAAGTAACAGTAGCTTGTGGTTTGCCAAAAGGTGATAAGCTAGAGCTCATTACCCAAAAAGCCACAGAGCTTGGGATGTTTGCTTTATTACCCTTTGAAGCTGAACGCTCCATTGTAAAATGGGACAAGAAAAAAGGGGCAAAAAAGCAAGAAAGATTACAGAAAATTGCCAAGGAAGCTGCGGAACAAGCCCATCGCACGCATATTCCAACAGTTTTTGAACCCATATCATTTAAACAGCTGTTACAACAAATAGATCATTTCGACGCCGTTTTTATTGCGGATGAAGAGGATGCAAAGGCAGAAAAACGCACAAGGTTTGCGGAGAAGCTAAAAAACGTGTATGATAAGAAGTCGAAATCAATGCTTATAATATTTGGTCCTGAGGGGGGCATTTCTCGTCAAGAGTCGGAAGCGCTATTACAAGCAGGTGCTCAAACGATGTCATTAGGACCGAGAATTTTACGAGCAGAAACAGCGCCATTATACGCACTGTCTGCCATATCCTATGAATTTGAATGA
- a CDS encoding NfeD family protein: protein MRKRRTLGYLLVIWMTFLLAFPLTSAFASNKVYHVPIHNEVERGLHAFLERAFKEAEENKAEAIILEINTPGGFVNAASDIAMLMDATDLKTIAYINKDAHSAGAFLALHAEKIYMVPNGTIGAAAVIDSAGNAADLKANSAWLAQMKAAAETSGRDPKYALAMADTNYELPEYRAGGKNLLTLSASEALKVKYSEGTVKNFQELLEVTNLNGSDIVSIEPTFSEKLARFITNPIIVPILLSIASLGLVMELYSPGFGVPGIMGLSALGLFFFGHMVAGFAGYETLLLFIIGLALLIAEFFVPGGIVGILGGVLIVLSLILAGANMMQMIVAILIALVIAMIGMVILMKFFGKKLHVLNRLVLMDATTTEEGYVSNVNRTELLGKIGKTLTPLRPSGTMVLGSERIDIVSEGGYIDANQHVEIIKVEGSRIVVRQTDKEMEE from the coding sequence ATGCGAAAACGGAGAACCCTCGGCTATTTACTAGTGATATGGATGACTTTTTTGTTAGCGTTTCCATTAACTTCGGCTTTTGCCAGTAATAAGGTTTATCATGTTCCGATTCATAATGAAGTAGAGCGAGGACTTCATGCATTTTTAGAACGAGCTTTTAAAGAGGCTGAAGAAAACAAGGCAGAGGCGATTATCTTAGAAATAAATACGCCTGGCGGTTTCGTGAATGCGGCAAGTGATATCGCCATGCTTATGGATGCAACGGACTTAAAAACGATTGCTTATATTAATAAGGATGCACACTCAGCAGGTGCTTTTTTAGCCTTACATGCGGAAAAGATCTACATGGTTCCAAATGGAACAATCGGTGCAGCGGCAGTTATCGATTCAGCAGGGAATGCAGCCGACTTAAAGGCCAATAGTGCTTGGCTTGCTCAAATGAAAGCAGCGGCAGAAACGTCAGGTCGCGACCCTAAGTATGCATTAGCCATGGCAGATACCAACTATGAACTACCAGAATACCGTGCTGGCGGTAAGAATTTGTTAACCTTATCAGCCTCAGAGGCATTAAAGGTTAAGTACTCTGAGGGGACGGTTAAGAATTTTCAGGAGCTTTTAGAGGTAACTAACCTAAATGGTAGTGATATAGTTTCCATTGAACCAACCTTCTCTGAAAAATTGGCTCGTTTTATTACAAATCCCATCATTGTACCTATTTTATTGTCTATCGCAAGTTTAGGACTTGTAATGGAGCTTTATTCGCCAGGATTCGGCGTTCCAGGTATAATGGGTTTATCAGCACTTGGTTTATTTTTCTTTGGACATATGGTTGCGGGCTTTGCGGGATATGAAACATTGTTGTTATTTATTATTGGTTTAGCCCTTTTAATTGCAGAGTTTTTTGTCCCTGGTGGTATTGTTGGTATTTTAGGTGGTGTATTAATAGTACTAAGTCTGATACTGGCAGGTGCAAATATGATGCAAATGATAGTAGCAATTCTCATTGCGCTTGTGATAGCGATGATAGGAATGGTGATCCTGATGAAATTTTTCGGAAAAAAACTGCATGTCTTAAACAGGCTTGTGTTAATGGATGCAACCACGACAGAAGAAGGGTATGTATCTAATGTGAATCGCACAGAACTGTTAGGGAAAATAGGGAAAACGCTTACGCCATTACGTCCATCTGGAACAATGGTACTGGGTAGTGAACGCATTGATATTGTATCGGAAGGTGGCTATATCGATGCCAACCAACATGTAGAAATTATTAAAGTTGAAGGCTCACGCATTGTTGTGAGACAAACAGATAAAGAGATGGAGGAATAG